Proteins encoded in a region of the Streptomyces sp. NBC_00310 genome:
- a CDS encoding SsgA family sporulation/cell division regulator produces MSTVIEQPVEARLVAAAPRMPSIPATLHYDRRDPFAVRMTFPAPATLEGVEVCWTFARELLVTGMEESVGYGDVRVRPYGYERLVLEFHAPEGTAVVHVHATEVRRFLERSTELVPLGLEHHQVDLDHDLAELMRDAC; encoded by the coding sequence TTGTCCACCGTCATCGAGCAGCCCGTAGAGGCCCGTCTCGTCGCCGCCGCGCCGCGGATGCCGAGCATTCCCGCAACGCTCCACTACGACCGTCGCGATCCCTTCGCCGTCCGTATGACCTTCCCCGCCCCGGCCACGCTGGAGGGTGTCGAGGTCTGCTGGACCTTCGCCCGCGAACTCCTCGTGACCGGCATGGAGGAATCGGTCGGCTACGGGGACGTACGGGTCCGCCCGTACGGCTACGAGCGGCTGGTCCTGGAGTTCCACGCCCCGGAGGGCACCGCCGTGGTGCACGTCCACGCCACCGAGGTACGGCGCTTCCTGGAGCGTTCCACCGAGCTGGTGCCGCTCGGCCTGGAACACCACCAGGTCGACCTGGACCACGACCTCGCGGAGCTGATGCGGGACGCCTGCTGA
- a CDS encoding MmcQ/YjbR family DNA-binding protein — protein MPGAVEEFPWGESVAKVNKKVFVFLGTDDGGYPLGVTVKLRDEESHAHALTCPGAEPAGYGLGKAGWVRVPLEEKGAPGAELLCDWVEESYRVIAPKKLIAELEAR, from the coding sequence ATGCCCGGTGCGGTGGAGGAGTTCCCGTGGGGCGAGAGCGTCGCGAAGGTCAACAAGAAGGTCTTCGTGTTCCTCGGCACGGATGACGGCGGCTATCCGCTGGGCGTCACCGTCAAGCTCAGGGACGAGGAGAGCCATGCCCACGCCCTGACCTGCCCCGGTGCCGAGCCGGCGGGGTACGGCCTGGGCAAGGCGGGGTGGGTGCGCGTCCCACTGGAGGAGAAGGGCGCCCCGGGCGCGGAGCTGCTGTGCGACTGGGTCGAGGAGAGCTACCGCGTGATCGCACCGAAGAAGCTGATAGCCGAGCTGGAGGCCCGCTGA
- a CDS encoding CaiB/BaiF CoA transferase family protein — MAVAKTPGHGPLTGVRVVELAGIGPGPFAAMLLGDLGADVVRVDRPGGAGLAVNPLYDVTNRNKRSVIVDLKSPDGPDAVLDLAERADILIEGYRPGVAERLGVGPETCHARNPRLVYGRMTGWGQQGPLAQRAGHDIAYIALTGTLGMTGAPGTPPVAPANLLGDYAGGSLYLVVGVLAALHHARATGAGQVVDAAIVDGTAHLSAMIHGMLAAGGWQDRRAANLLDGGCPFYGTYETADGRYMAVGALEQQFYAEFVDLLGIGDRAPARKDTAAWGELRETVTARFKTRTRDEWTAVFEGSDACVAPVLSLREAPQHPHLAARGTFTDFGGITQPAPAPRFSATHTSVRGGPAQPGADTADVAHDWGISGLLKDASCQDASCQDASRKDGFSTGAPPPDASVPDPDRHRPPGRTLPPLERPDS, encoded by the coding sequence ATGGCAGTGGCGAAGACGCCCGGGCACGGTCCGCTCACCGGTGTGCGCGTGGTCGAACTCGCGGGCATCGGCCCGGGACCGTTCGCCGCCATGCTCCTCGGCGACCTCGGTGCCGACGTGGTCCGCGTCGACCGACCGGGCGGTGCCGGCCTCGCCGTGAATCCCCTGTACGACGTCACCAACCGCAACAAGCGGTCGGTGATCGTCGACCTGAAGTCCCCGGACGGCCCGGACGCCGTCCTCGACCTGGCGGAACGCGCCGACATCCTGATCGAGGGCTACCGGCCGGGCGTCGCCGAACGCCTCGGCGTCGGCCCCGAGACCTGCCACGCCCGCAACCCGAGGCTCGTCTACGGCCGGATGACCGGCTGGGGCCAGCAGGGCCCGCTCGCCCAGCGCGCCGGCCACGACATCGCGTACATCGCCCTGACCGGCACCCTCGGCATGACCGGCGCGCCCGGCACCCCGCCCGTCGCTCCCGCCAACCTTCTCGGCGACTACGCGGGCGGCTCCCTCTACCTGGTCGTCGGCGTCCTCGCCGCCCTCCACCACGCCCGCGCGACCGGCGCGGGCCAGGTCGTGGACGCGGCCATCGTCGACGGCACCGCGCACCTCTCCGCGATGATCCACGGCATGCTCGCCGCCGGCGGCTGGCAGGACCGCCGCGCCGCCAACCTCCTCGACGGCGGCTGCCCCTTCTACGGCACGTACGAGACGGCCGACGGCCGGTACATGGCCGTGGGCGCGCTGGAGCAGCAGTTCTACGCGGAGTTCGTCGACCTGCTCGGCATCGGGGACCGCGCCCCGGCCCGCAAGGACACGGCCGCCTGGGGCGAGCTGCGCGAGACGGTCACGGCCCGCTTCAAGACCCGTACGAGGGACGAGTGGACGGCCGTCTTCGAGGGCTCAGACGCCTGTGTGGCCCCCGTCCTCTCGTTGCGCGAGGCCCCGCAGCACCCGCATCTCGCGGCCCGGGGCACCTTCACCGACTTCGGCGGCATCACCCAGCCCGCCCCCGCGCCCCGCTTCTCCGCCACCCACACCTCGGTTCGCGGCGGACCCGCCCAGCCGGGCGCCGACACGGCTGACGTGGCCCACGACTGGGGCATATCGGGCCTCCTGAAGGACGCCTCCTGCCAGGACGCCTCCTGCCAGGACGCCTCCCGAAAGGACGGCTTCTCGACAGGCGCACCCCCGCCGGACGCCTCCGTGCCGGACCCCGATCGACATCGGCCCCCGGGCCGCACCCTCCCGCCACTCGAAAGGCCAGACTCGTGA
- the ddaH gene encoding dimethylargininase — protein MPSKKALVRRPSPRLAEGLVTHVARTKVDVDLAVEQWEAYGEALRDHGWETIEVDPADDCPDSVFVEDTVVMYKNVALIARPGAESRRDETEGIEEAVAALGCSVNWVWAPGTLEGGDVLKVGDTVFVGRGGRTNAAGVQQLRAAFEPLGARVVSAPVSKVLHLKSAITALPDGTVVGHIPKMDTPSLFGRFLPVPEEAGAHVVLLGGDKLLMAASAPKTAELYSDLGYEPVVVDISEFEKLEGCVTCLSVRLRELYA, from the coding sequence GTGCCCAGCAAGAAGGCCCTCGTCCGCCGCCCCAGCCCCCGCCTGGCCGAAGGCCTCGTCACGCACGTCGCACGCACGAAGGTGGACGTCGACCTCGCGGTCGAGCAGTGGGAGGCGTACGGGGAGGCCCTGCGCGACCACGGCTGGGAGACGATCGAGGTGGACCCGGCCGACGACTGCCCGGACTCGGTGTTCGTCGAGGACACCGTGGTCATGTACAAGAACGTGGCCCTGATCGCGCGCCCCGGCGCCGAGTCCCGGCGGGACGAGACCGAGGGGATCGAGGAGGCCGTGGCCGCGCTCGGCTGCTCGGTGAACTGGGTCTGGGCGCCGGGCACGCTGGAGGGCGGCGACGTCCTCAAGGTCGGCGACACCGTGTTCGTGGGCCGGGGCGGGCGCACCAACGCGGCCGGGGTCCAGCAGCTGCGGGCCGCGTTCGAGCCTCTCGGGGCGCGGGTGGTCTCCGCGCCCGTGAGCAAGGTGCTGCATCTGAAGTCGGCGATCACCGCGCTGCCCGACGGCACGGTGGTCGGGCACATCCCGAAGATGGACACGCCGTCGTTGTTCGGGCGCTTCCTGCCGGTGCCCGAGGAGGCCGGGGCGCACGTGGTGCTCCTCGGCGGCGACAAGCTGCTGATGGCGGCGAGCGCGCCGAAGACGGCGGAGCTGTACTCCGACCTCGGGTACGAGCCCGTCGTGGTCGACATCAGCGAGTTCGAGAAGCTCGAGGGCTGTGTGACATGCCTCTCGGTGCGGCTGCGGGAGCTGTACGCCTGA
- the mmpA gene encoding morphogenic membrane protein MmpA → MTTHRAPKPAASHTQSVERAVTTGLLLAVIAGLAWITGMVYTVTGWAQ, encoded by the coding sequence ATGACGACGCACCGAGCCCCGAAGCCCGCCGCCAGCCACACCCAGTCCGTCGAGCGCGCCGTGACGACCGGACTGCTCCTCGCCGTGATCGCCGGACTGGCCTGGATCACCGGCATGGTCTACACGGTGACGGGGTGGGCCCAGTAG
- a CDS encoding saccharopine dehydrogenase family protein — translation MSSEQGKAERAYDIVLYGATGFVGELTAEYLAENAPDGLRWAIAGRNAEKLAALRERLPGGTEIGVLQADGSDARAVRELARQTRVVATTVGPYITHGEELVAACADEGTDYLDLTGEPEFVDLTFVRHDARARETGARIVHAAGFDSIPHDLGAYFTVRQLPKDVPITVDGFVRAEGMFSGGTFNSALTGFSRTRQTMAAAQERKRHEPRMVGRRAYAPVGAPRFAKEVGAWALPLPTIDAQVVQRSARALQRYGPDFRYRHYAAVKTLPFAVGGVAFVGAVVAAAQVPPVRRWLGDRLKPGEGPSAEKRAKSWFSVRFVGEGGGRRVFTEVSGGDPGYGETAKMFAESALCLALDDLPATAGQVTTAVAMGDALIERLRAAGITFRVAASQ, via the coding sequence ATGAGCAGTGAGCAGGGCAAGGCCGAGCGGGCGTACGACATCGTGCTCTACGGGGCCACGGGGTTCGTCGGGGAGCTCACCGCGGAGTATCTCGCCGAGAACGCGCCCGACGGACTGCGCTGGGCGATCGCCGGGCGCAACGCGGAGAAGCTCGCGGCGCTGCGCGAGCGGCTGCCCGGCGGCACGGAGATCGGCGTGCTCCAGGCGGACGGCTCCGACGCGCGGGCCGTGCGCGAACTCGCCCGGCAGACACGGGTGGTGGCCACGACCGTCGGCCCGTACATCACCCACGGCGAGGAATTGGTGGCCGCCTGCGCCGACGAGGGCACCGACTATCTGGACCTCACCGGCGAACCCGAGTTCGTCGACCTGACGTTCGTCAGACACGACGCCCGGGCGCGTGAGACCGGCGCCCGCATCGTGCACGCGGCGGGCTTCGACTCGATACCGCACGACCTGGGCGCGTACTTCACGGTGCGGCAGCTCCCGAAGGACGTGCCGATCACCGTGGACGGCTTCGTGCGCGCCGAGGGCATGTTCTCCGGCGGTACGTTCAACTCCGCGCTCACCGGGTTCTCGCGCACCCGGCAGACGATGGCCGCCGCGCAGGAACGCAAGCGGCACGAACCGCGCATGGTGGGGCGACGGGCGTACGCGCCGGTGGGCGCGCCCCGGTTCGCCAAGGAGGTCGGGGCGTGGGCGCTTCCGCTGCCGACCATCGACGCGCAGGTGGTGCAGCGCTCGGCGCGCGCCCTGCAGCGCTACGGGCCGGACTTCCGCTACCGCCACTACGCGGCCGTCAAGACCCTCCCCTTCGCGGTGGGCGGGGTCGCGTTCGTCGGCGCGGTCGTCGCCGCGGCCCAAGTGCCGCCCGTGCGGCGGTGGTTGGGCGACCGGCTCAAGCCGGGTGAGGGGCCGAGCGCGGAGAAGCGGGCGAAGAGCTGGTTCTCGGTCCGGTTCGTCGGCGAGGGCGGCGGGCGCCGGGTCTTCACCGAGGTCTCGGGCGGCGACCCCGGCTACGGCGAGACGGCGAAGATGTTCGCCGAGTCCGCGCTGTGCCTGGCCCTCGACGACCTCCCGGCCACGGCGGGGCAGGTCACGACGGCGGTCGCGATGGGCGACGCGCTGATCGAGCGGCTGCGCGCGGCGGGGATCACGTTCCGGGTGGCGGCGTCCCAGTAA
- a CDS encoding acetyl-CoA C-acetyltransferase, which yields MSTEAYVYDAIRTPRGRGKANGSLHGAKPIDLVVGLIHEVRSRFPGLDPAAVDDIVLGVVGPVGDQGSDIARTAAIAAGLPDTVAGVQENRFCASGLEAVNLAAAKVRSGWEDLVLAGGVESMSRVPMASDGGAWFNDPMTNLAVNFVPQGIGADLIATVEGFSRRDVDEYAALSQERAAAAWKDGRFDRSVVPVKDRSGLVVLDHDEYLRPGTTADSLAKLKPSFADIGELGGFDAVALQEYHWVEEIDHVHHAGNSSGIVDGAALVAIGTKEIGERYGLRPRARIVSAAVSGSEPTIMLTGPAPATRKALARAGMTIDDIDLVEINEAFAAVVLRFVRDMGLSLDQVNVNGGAIALGHPLGATGAMILGTLIDELERQHKRYGLATLCVGGGMGIATIVERL from the coding sequence GTGAGCACCGAAGCGTACGTGTACGACGCGATCCGCACCCCGCGCGGCCGCGGCAAGGCGAACGGCTCCCTCCACGGCGCCAAGCCCATCGACCTCGTCGTCGGGCTGATCCACGAGGTCCGAAGCCGCTTCCCCGGCCTCGACCCGGCCGCCGTCGACGACATCGTGCTCGGTGTGGTGGGCCCGGTGGGCGACCAGGGCTCCGACATCGCCCGGACGGCCGCGATCGCCGCCGGACTGCCGGACACGGTGGCCGGCGTACAGGAGAACCGCTTCTGCGCCTCCGGGCTGGAGGCCGTCAACCTGGCCGCCGCGAAGGTCCGCTCGGGCTGGGAGGACCTGGTGCTCGCGGGGGGCGTCGAGTCGATGTCGCGGGTGCCGATGGCCTCGGACGGCGGAGCCTGGTTCAACGACCCGATGACCAACCTGGCCGTCAACTTCGTGCCCCAGGGCATCGGCGCCGACCTCATCGCCACCGTCGAGGGCTTCTCCCGGCGTGATGTGGACGAGTACGCGGCGCTGTCCCAGGAACGGGCGGCGGCCGCCTGGAAGGACGGCCGGTTCGACAGGTCGGTCGTCCCCGTCAAGGACCGCTCCGGCCTCGTGGTCCTCGACCACGACGAGTACCTGCGGCCCGGTACGACCGCCGACTCGCTCGCCAAGCTGAAGCCGTCGTTCGCGGACATCGGCGAGCTGGGCGGGTTCGACGCGGTGGCGCTCCAGGAGTACCACTGGGTCGAGGAGATCGACCACGTCCACCACGCGGGCAACTCCTCCGGCATCGTGGACGGCGCGGCCCTCGTCGCCATCGGCACCAAGGAGATCGGCGAGCGCTACGGCCTGCGCCCGCGCGCCCGGATCGTCTCGGCCGCCGTCTCCGGATCCGAGCCCACCATCATGCTCACCGGCCCCGCCCCCGCGACCCGCAAGGCCCTCGCCAGGGCCGGGATGACCATCGACGACATCGACCTGGTCGAGATCAACGAGGCGTTCGCGGCCGTCGTCCTGCGTTTCGTGCGGGACATGGGCCTCTCGCTCGACCAGGTCAATGTCAACGGCGGCGCGATCGCGCTCGGCCACCCGCTGGGCGCGACCGGCGCGATGATCCTCGGCACCCTCATCGACGAACTGGAGCGGCAGCACAAGCGGTACGGGCTGGCCACGCTGTGCGTGGGCGGCGGCATGGGAATCGCGACGATCGTCGAACGCCTCTAG
- a CDS encoding WD40/YVTN/BNR-like repeat-containing protein encodes MTTGLAAAALAAALAVPAQAHGEGRPPHWELKETGTDVRFRGLAAVSRNSAWLAGSAGTVLRTGDGGRTWRNVSPPGAQDLQFRDIEAFDARRAVVLAIGEGEASRVYRTGDGGATWTESFRNTDPRAFYDCLTFFDPRHGLAMSDPVDGKFRILSTKDGGRSWKVLPNEGMPPALEGEAGFAASGQCLVNSGPRDVWLATGGAARARVLHSADRGLTWTVADTTVPAGDPARGVFALAFRDRAHGIAVGGDYRADQPSPRAAATTGDAGRTWTTAAQPPPAYRSGVAWLPYSRTTALAVGPTGTDLTADGGRTWRTVDTGSYDTVDCTPDRGCWAAGEKGRVARLEN; translated from the coding sequence ATGACGACGGGCCTGGCCGCGGCGGCACTCGCCGCCGCCCTGGCGGTGCCCGCACAGGCGCACGGGGAGGGCCGTCCACCCCACTGGGAACTGAAGGAGACCGGCACGGACGTGCGCTTTCGCGGTCTCGCCGCCGTCAGCCGGAACAGCGCGTGGCTGGCGGGTTCCGCGGGGACCGTGCTGCGGACCGGCGACGGGGGCAGGACCTGGCGCAACGTCTCACCTCCCGGCGCACAGGATCTGCAGTTCCGGGACATCGAGGCATTCGACGCACGCAGGGCGGTCGTGCTGGCCATCGGTGAGGGCGAGGCCTCCCGCGTGTACCGCACGGGCGACGGCGGCGCGACGTGGACCGAGTCGTTCCGCAACACCGATCCGCGCGCCTTCTACGACTGCCTCACCTTCTTCGACCCCCGCCACGGACTCGCCATGAGCGACCCGGTGGACGGGAAGTTCCGCATCCTGTCCACCAAGGACGGCGGCCGCTCCTGGAAGGTCCTGCCGAACGAGGGCATGCCGCCGGCCCTGGAGGGCGAGGCGGGCTTCGCGGCGAGCGGGCAGTGCCTGGTCAACTCCGGCCCCCGTGACGTGTGGCTGGCGACCGGAGGCGCCGCCCGCGCGCGGGTGCTCCACTCCGCCGACCGAGGGCTGACCTGGACGGTCGCCGACACGACCGTCCCGGCAGGCGACCCGGCCCGGGGCGTCTTCGCGCTCGCCTTCCGTGACCGGGCGCACGGCATCGCCGTCGGCGGCGACTACCGCGCCGACCAGCCGTCCCCGCGGGCCGCGGCCACCACCGGCGACGCCGGCCGCACCTGGACGACCGCCGCGCAGCCGCCGCCCGCCTACCGCTCCGGCGTCGCCTGGCTCCCGTACAGCCGTACGACCGCCCTCGCCGTCGGCCCCACGGGCACCGACCTCACCGCCGACGGCGGCCGCACCTGGCGCACGGTCGACACCGGCTCGTACGACACCGTCGACTGCACTCCGGACCGGGGCTGCTGGGCGGCGGGGGAGAAGGGGCGCGTGGCCCGCCTGGAGAACTGA
- a CDS encoding plasmid stabilization protein, with translation MPRGSSPKRERQYEHIKEGAEDRGESESRAKEIAARTVNKERARSGESRTASRTSTQDMSSGRRGGQRSHKGSAGPTYDQLYEEAKRRGVQGRSGMNKSRLKRALGDK, from the coding sequence ATGCCACGCGGTTCGAGCCCCAAGAGGGAACGCCAGTACGAGCACATCAAGGAGGGCGCCGAGGACCGCGGTGAGAGCGAGTCGCGCGCCAAGGAGATCGCCGCCCGGACCGTCAACAAGGAACGCGCCCGGTCCGGAGAGTCCAGGACCGCGAGCCGCACCTCCACGCAGGACATGTCGTCGGGCAGGCGCGGTGGTCAGCGCTCGCACAAGGGATCCGCGGGGCCCACGTACGACCAGCTCTACGAGGAGGCCAAGCGGCGGGGCGTCCAGGGCCGTTCGGGCATGAACAAGAGCCGGCTCAAGCGCGCCCTGGGCGACAAGTAG
- a CDS encoding endonuclease V, whose protein sequence is MTTVRIPAGWPATEEQALAVQDELRGRTVLDETGPPPGGGHVTGVDVAYDDERDVVAAAAVVLDAATLDVVAQATAIGQVSFPYVPGLLAFREIPTVLAALDALPCDPGLVVCDGYGLAHPRRFGLASHLGVLTGLPTIGVAKNPFTFTYDDPGTPRGSASPLLAGSEEVGRALRTRDGVKPVFVSVGHRVSLANACAHTLALTPAYRLPETTRHADSLCRRALKDTTD, encoded by the coding sequence ATGACGACCGTACGCATCCCCGCGGGCTGGCCCGCCACCGAAGAGCAAGCCCTCGCCGTGCAGGACGAGTTGCGGGGGAGGACGGTCCTCGACGAGACCGGACCGCCGCCCGGTGGCGGGCACGTCACCGGCGTGGACGTGGCGTACGACGACGAGCGGGACGTCGTCGCGGCGGCGGCCGTGGTCCTGGACGCGGCCACGCTCGACGTGGTGGCGCAGGCCACGGCGATCGGGCAGGTCTCCTTCCCGTATGTCCCCGGCCTGCTCGCGTTCCGGGAGATCCCGACCGTGCTGGCGGCGCTCGACGCGCTGCCGTGCGACCCCGGTCTGGTCGTCTGTGACGGCTACGGCCTCGCGCATCCCCGCCGCTTCGGCCTCGCCTCGCACCTGGGCGTCCTCACCGGGCTCCCCACGATCGGCGTCGCCAAGAACCCCTTCACCTTCACGTACGACGACCCCGGCACCCCGCGCGGCAGCGCCTCCCCGCTTCTCGCGGGCTCGGAGGAGGTGGGGCGTGCCCTGCGCACCCGCGACGGCGTCAAGCCGGTCTTCGTCTCCGTCGGCCACCGCGTGAGCCTCGCCAACGCCTGCGCCCACACCCTCGCCCTCACCCCGGCCTACCGCCTGCCGGAAACCACCCGCCACGCCGACTCCCTCTGCCGCCGGGCTCTGAAGGACACGACCGACTGA
- a CDS encoding ABC-F family ATP-binding cassette domain-containing protein has product MSSPLSLTCTSLAFAWPDGTPVFDDLQIAFGPGRTGLVGVNGSGKSTLLKLIAGELTPSEGTVRVAGEVGYLPQNVTLDTGLKVDEALGIAAARSALHAIEAGDVAEEHFTAVGDDWDVEERALATLGQLGLGHVDLDRTIGEVSGGESVLLRLAALLLRRPDVLLLDEPTNNLDLYARRRLYDAVESWSGVMIVVSHDRELLDLVDQIADLHSGEVTWYGGNFSAYEEALAAEQEAAERMVRVAESDLKKQKRELVDAQVKLARRKRYGQKMFEQKREPKIVMGARKRAAQESAGKHRLLHEERLAGAKERLDEAVEAVRDEDEIRVELPYTAVPPGRTVLTLLDLELRYGARVRGGFDLRGPERIALIGRNGAGKTTLLRTIAGELQPVSGETRAHVPMRFLPQRLDVLDDGLTVAENVARFAPDATNNRVRARLARFLFRGARADQPAATLSGGERFRAALAALMLAEPAPQLLMLDEPTNNLDMASVRQLTTALESYEGALIVASHDLPFLESLGITRWLLMEEGELRATTPEEIGTTG; this is encoded by the coding sequence ATGTCTAGTCCCCTTTCCCTCACCTGCACGTCCCTGGCCTTCGCCTGGCCCGACGGCACCCCCGTCTTCGACGATCTGCAGATCGCGTTCGGTCCCGGCCGGACCGGGCTCGTCGGCGTCAACGGCTCGGGAAAATCGACCCTGTTGAAGCTGATCGCCGGTGAACTCACTCCGTCCGAGGGCACCGTTCGCGTGGCCGGCGAGGTCGGCTACCTCCCGCAGAACGTCACGCTCGACACCGGTCTGAAGGTCGACGAGGCACTCGGTATCGCCGCCGCCCGCTCCGCGCTGCACGCCATCGAGGCGGGCGACGTGGCCGAGGAGCACTTCACGGCGGTCGGCGACGACTGGGACGTCGAGGAGCGCGCGCTGGCGACCCTCGGCCAACTCGGCCTGGGTCACGTCGATCTGGACCGCACGATCGGCGAGGTCTCGGGCGGCGAGTCGGTACTGCTGCGCCTGGCCGCGCTGCTGCTGCGCCGCCCCGACGTCCTCCTCCTGGACGAGCCGACCAACAACCTGGACCTGTACGCGCGGCGCCGGCTGTACGACGCCGTCGAGTCCTGGTCCGGAGTCATGATCGTGGTCAGCCACGACCGTGAACTCCTGGACCTGGTCGACCAGATCGCGGATCTGCACTCCGGCGAGGTCACCTGGTACGGCGGCAACTTCTCCGCGTACGAGGAGGCACTCGCCGCCGAACAGGAGGCCGCCGAACGGATGGTGCGGGTCGCCGAGTCCGACCTGAAGAAGCAGAAGCGTGAACTCGTCGACGCTCAGGTCAAGTTGGCCCGCCGCAAGCGGTACGGGCAGAAGATGTTCGAGCAGAAGCGCGAGCCGAAGATCGTCATGGGGGCCCGCAAGCGCGCGGCCCAGGAGTCCGCGGGCAAGCACCGCCTCCTGCACGAGGAACGGCTCGCCGGGGCCAAGGAGCGGCTCGACGAGGCGGTGGAGGCCGTACGGGACGAGGACGAGATCCGCGTGGAACTGCCGTACACGGCCGTACCGCCGGGCCGTACCGTCCTGACCCTGCTGGACCTGGAGCTGAGGTACGGCGCCCGGGTGAGGGGTGGATTCGACCTGCGCGGCCCGGAGCGGATCGCGCTGATCGGCCGCAACGGCGCGGGCAAGACCACGCTGCTGCGGACGATCGCGGGCGAGCTCCAGCCGGTGAGCGGCGAGACGAGGGCGCATGTGCCGATGCGGTTCCTGCCGCAGCGGCTCGACGTCCTCGACGACGGGCTCACGGTCGCCGAGAACGTGGCCCGGTTCGCGCCGGACGCCACCAACAACCGGGTCCGGGCCCGCCTCGCCCGCTTCCTGTTCCGGGGCGCCCGCGCCGACCAGCCGGCGGCGACGCTGTCCGGCGGGGAGCGCTTCCGGGCGGCCCTGGCCGCCCTGATGCTCGCCGAGCCCGCCCCGCAGCTGCTGATGCTGGACGAGCCGACGAACAACCTGGACATGGCGAGCGTGCGGCAGCTGACGACCGCCCTGGAGTCGTACGAGGGCGCGCTGATCGTGGCCAGCCACGACCTGCCGTTCCTGGAGTCGCTCGGGATCACCCGGTGGCTGCTGATGGAGGAGGGAGAGCTGCGGGCGACCACGCCGGAGGAGATCGGGACGACCGGCTGA